The Leishmania infantum JPCM5 genome chromosome 28 sequence CAACGGCTTTCCGCTATATCAGCAGAGCTACGAAGCACCGCTGCGGGCGTGTGCCTACGCTGGTCGGTGGAAAGAAGCCTTTCAGATGTTGGACGTAATGCGGCGCGATAACCGGCCTGTATCCGCCCCCGTGTACGCGCAGGCGCTAGCCTCGCGAATCGAAGCAGCCACCACGTGGGCAGAAGTGCGTCGGCTGATGCGAGCGTCCAGTCTTGCGGAGGGGCACGCGAGCGTCGTGGTACTCTATCTTGCAGCGCTGCGAGCCTGCATGCGGCTGCGCGACTGGAAGCACTTTGCCGAGCTGAACCGGGAGATGCGGGACCGCGACATTCCGGAAACGTACGACAAGATGCGACTGCTGATCGAGGCAGCCTACCTGCAGGAGCAGTACCACAGCGTGCTCATGCGATTTGCTCGGTTTGAGAACATTACGCAGtacgagcgccgccgcgttgtCGACGACaagcgtgtgcgcctctaTGAGGAGGACTTTGCTCTGCCCCCGGCACTACTAGACATGGTGCTGGCGGCATTCGAGAAGGTAAAGGGACACGCAGATCCTATGGTGGAGGCCGCGTACCaagccgcgctgcggcacaaGGAGCGGGGGAGTGGCGGACAGAgcctcgccggcgcccaCACCGCCCCGGACGAGTGGATGTACTCACAGAAGGCCCGTGAGGCGCGTACTTCACCCGAGTTTCACTGAAATCTCTGTCTTCCAGATCGCAGCGAAAAACAGCCGCGCTGGTGTTGTGAGGGGCCGCGGGACATGAGCAACACTGTGCGGTCTATGCCTCTCGGCACTGCCGCGTCTGCAGAGGGGGCGAGTCGAGTGGGCATCGTGAACGCGTCTCTGCTTTCTCGCTCTCACGCTCTCCAGCGCTGATCAGCGAGGCGCGAAAGAAAGGTAGAAGGCTTCAGTCCTCCGCTTACCGTCTGCAACACAACACTCAGCAGAGGCACCCAAGGCGCTCTGTGCTGTTACCGAGAGAACGATCGACGTCGAGCAAAGGGCGAAGGAATTCCACACTCACGAGGGAGGTCCTCCGCAATCACTGTGGCACATACAAACCTGCGCGCATGCACCTCTGACGTCCTCGCTGAAGGCCAGAAGAGCTAAGCAAGCACGCTCACACGTACGCAATGAGAGGCTCTCCCCACGAATTCGAATGGGCATACCAGTCTCACAACAAAGCGCCCCGATGCGAAAGCGAAACAACACCGACGGGCGCGCCGTCTGCTGATGCAGACGCTCACACACGAGGCTCCATGTGGGTGCACGGTGCAGAAGCAGGTGCACGGGCCCCGCTGCGTGACCTTGTGACAGTTGACATTGTCAACGGGAAGGTGCCAAGTACTCCCTGGGCGTTCCGCGCGTCTTCGCGTCAAACTTTTTCTCCGGGTGAGAGTGCGTTTCCAATGTTGCTCGACCCTTTCCTTTCGAGAGCGCCCTTCACGTGTCTTCTTCGAGGGTTTCGGGTGTTTTCTCTTCCCACCCTCTCCGCCGCTTCGTTCGTTGGGCGGTGGGACTCGGAAGCCGTCGCCTCGTTCCTCGCAgccccaccctcctccgccgctgctgcccatctCTCCTTCCGCAGCGCATATGTCTCTtcacgcctctctccctctccctctcctcgctgcttctgccgcacctcctcgccttctctcgGCTTGCATTGCGTGCTACCtgaacgcacgcacacacatcgaATGagctcctccctcccccctgcccTGCCCTGCCCTGCCCTGCGACCACACACGTGCAGATTCCTTGGCACTTGATTACGTTCAAAATGGACTACCCGAAGAAGAACCAGGCGGCGCCCGCGGAGGGCCAGACGGTGCGTCTGACGATCACGTCGCGCAACGCGAAGGCTGTGGAGTCTGTGacgtcgcagctgctgacgcgcgcgcgcgacgagAAGGTGACGATCCACGGTCCGGTGCGTCTGCCGACGCGCACGCTGAAGATCACGACCCGCAAGACGCCTTGCGGTAACGGTACGAACACGTGGGACACGTTCGAGCTGAAGATCTACAAGCGCATCATTGACCTTCACGCGCCGACGGAGCAGGTGAAGAAGATCACGAGCTTCACGATGGAGTCGGGCGTGGACGTGTCGATCACGATCCTGGACCGGTAGGCGGCGTGCATGCGGGCGCGGCCACACTGGCGCACCGCGCTCACGGTTTGCTTTTGCTGACTGACCCACTCCTCCAccggtgccggcgcgccgcgcgagcgtgtgtgctgcggtCGGGGCTGCGCTGAGCGCCGTCCTCACCGTCCACACATAGccatggcgccgccgcgcgcgctgctgccgtgccccGGCGTTGTCACTGTGCCAAGACTGATTTCCTTCTTTGATTCCCCATTGTCCTTCATTTTCCAATCCGAGGCATAAAACCGAGCGCGCAACGCCACGTGTGACTGCGTGGCAcacggtgtgtgtgtgtgtggccaGGTGCTGGTGCACCCTGGCACGGGCGAGATGCCTGTGTAGGAACGGCGATGGCGTTTTCAGGAGATCTATACTATTGGAGGCAACCGTGAAGGCGGTGAGCTCCTTCGAGGAAGCGCGCCATTATTCTCACCGCTGTGTGTTAGGGAAAGACTGCCTCTTAGGCGTGTAAGCCGAGGTGAAGCTCCTCGGACTGACAGGCCCACGTGTATGTTCTGTGTCCTGTGATATGCACTCACTTCCTCTTCCACTGATTTTTCGCcttgcgcctgctgcgcggccgtggTTGTGCATGCCTGTGAGCTCGGGCGATGGGCATCTCTGCGCGTTGACAGTGCTGAGCATCGTCAAGGAAGCGGCGAACGTACTTAAGGGGGTGCTACCGGGTCCGATTGGCCCCTGTTTCGGACCCTTCCGCTTATTAGAGACGGCCTGCTCTCATCGAGACCCACACTCAGTGGTGAAGCGCAGACCGACAGGCAAACACACACCTAACCATATTCACATAGAGAGGTGGCACACGTGGCAGCCTGCCCATCGTCCGTCCTTGTCGCCTGGGCACCTCGCAGCCCACCTGTGCTGCTTTGCCACATtgcagagagagcgcgcgcagtcttttttttttttcttctgcgcTGTGTGGAGCCTCTCCCAACTAAGCATGCGTCAACGCGTTGCCTCCGCCCCGCCCGCGCTCGCGGTGACGGGTAAGGGTGTATCGGAGAGCGCAAGGCAGAGCCGGTTAGCCAAAGTCTCGCAaactgcggctgctgcctctgctgatggtggctctgctgctgaagaGAAGTGCACACCGACGCACAAACGACCACTGCTGGCAAAGAAGGGCGCGCCGAACGGTCCGAGTTCAGGTCAGCAGGGAcgggcgctggtgcgcgagaGTAAGAGCATCACCAAAACGACGGCAATGGCCGGTTTGTGCCGTGGTGCGGAACCCCAACACTCTCTGCATTCTCTGCAACCGTCGCCTAGCACGGCCCTAGAGGTGTCGCTCGTGCAAAATCTCAAGAAACAGATTGCATGTCTCGAGGCACAGCTGCACGTGATGAATCAGCAGCAGGACACTATGACCCGCACGCATCGTCACTCCAATGCAAGTAACCATGGAGAATCAGCAAGGGCAGCtgccactgcggcggcggctcgccTCATCAGCGTCGAGCTGACCCTGCCGCATGCAGAGCGTATTCGCCACAAGGACGCTACGGCGTCCTCCGTGACCGCCACCGAGTCCGACGACGTAGCTGTAGCGCGCATGCGTGAAATTCCTGCGGCGTACCAGACGGAGCGCagcgtcctcctccacaatCTCGAATCGCTCACAAAGGATGTGGAAGGATTGCAAAGTCTCGTCTTGCATCTCGGGCGGGAGCGGGACTTGATGGCGGCTGAGGTTGTCGATTtccgcgctgcgctgcgtgagaCGAAGGTCGAGAATGAAAGCATGGCCGCTGAGTGCGCCGCGACACACCGGCTGTTGGAGAAGGAGCAGGCTCttcggcgcgccgctgaggAGAGTGTGAGGCAGTGCACGACGGCAGCCTCGTCGCACAGAAGCAGCATGACCGTAGCGGACGCTTACAGCCAGCGTGACTACTACAAGCTGCAAGCAGAGCggacggcggaggcgctgacgctggcAAAGGCGAGAACACATGCGCTGTCGGACGCACTTCAGCGAGAGCGCGACGCAGCGAAGACACTGGAGACGCAGTTGTGCGGCGCGCTGGATCGCATTTCTCAGATGAAGCGCCGCGACGATGAGTTGGCTCGCTACTACCAACAGCTGAGCAGCCGATTCGTGACCATCTCCGCcacgctgcgccacgtgCTGGACGTCGTACCAAAGGCTATTTTGCAACAACAGCGTGTGCCGTCTCCTGAGCGTGCGCCTGCCGGGCAACCACAAGCGGTCGACATGACGATGGACGAACTGCGTGACACGCTTGACGCGTGGCACCGCGAGGCCGCAGTGGGGGTGGCCAAGGCACAGCAGAAAACCGAGGCAGTCATCGGCGACGCCCTGGCACTGCTTGAGACAGCCACGGAGACGATAACCACAGTGACTAGTGGCTTGGATAACGGGATGCCGGTAAACAGCGACgaggctgcagcgacggcgccgactcggtgcgccgcggcgagagCGATGGTGGGGTCGGAGGAGTCGGCGATAGACGAGGATGCGCTGCCCGTCGCCCAAACTTTCGAGGAGGTTCCGCGGTCTTCGTCGTGGGAAGCTGTGACGCCAGTGACACATCTGTTACCCGCAGTGCCGACGCCCACCGCAGGCGCTGGTAATGCCGCGCCGTCGACCTGCAGTGACGAGAAGGGCTTCAAGGGACTTGTGGTTGACGCGGCATTGCCAGTACAGCTGTATGAGGTTAGCGACGCAGCAGccatgccgctgccgccgtcagcggcagcacagaAAACACTGGCGACTCTCGAGACACCGACGCTCAACCCCGCTGCCGTTGATCACGCTGTGGAGGTACGCGAGGTAGCGCAGTCACCTGCGGACGAAAAGAGCGTCACAGAGCACGTTGCGGTTGattctgctgcgccactcACAAGCGAGCGGACGGCAGAGATGACGGCCGAGAAatctgcggcagcgcgcaccgcGGTGGGCATTGTCGTTGGCATCGCCGTAGGCGCCCCCTCGTTTTCTGGCGACGCGCTCGCGGTaccacctgcagcgcacgtAGTCAGCGACCCTGACCCTGTTCCGGTGatctcctccacgccccCTCCACAGGACAGCGAGGACACACGACCTTCTCATCCGCCTCCCCCTGTTACCTCcacggcaacagcagcgctaGCGGAGCCGCCGGCTCCGACGCCAGAGGGAGATGCTGGGAATGAGAAGGgtgtgctgtcgctgccgccggtcTTTGCGGTTCCACATCCGCTCCCCCCAAGCCTCGTTCCTGTTCCGCTTCCATCCGCATCGCTTCCCCTACCGCCAGATGCCGTGCCGGTTAGTGTCCCGCCGGCCCCTCCGGTGCCACCGTCCTTGGAGCAGCAACTGCAGCTGCTAAATGCGCGCATCGACGCGcaagaggcggcgctgacggagaTGGTGCAGTCGTGTGGGGGGCTTGTGAGGTCTACAGATACTCAACCAAGCAATGGCGGTGCGTGGTGCGGGGAGGATGGGAAATGCTGAGcggagcgcctgctgcgcgggCAGCGTGTGCACACGAAAGGTTGCCCCTCGCACAAGATCGACGCCTGCCTGCCCGGCTGCTGCCTTTTGTGTGCGCCTGGCGCTGAAACGAAGTAGAAGAagagcttttttttttcgtgcttcACGCGAGGCTCTATCctttctctgcctttctctctcgatACGGCATGCTGTTTGCTGCGTCGTGTGTTGCGCCACGGCACGTCTGCGTGGGTGAGTGATGGgagccgctgtcgctgccctcccccctttgtTTGTTCGTCTCGCATTGAGGCtcctttgttttgtttttcgttgtGATCTCGCGCGCTGGCATGCGCTCGCCTCTCCCCCGAAGGCAGCCGGGCGCGATTTACcgagaagcagcgctgcaagTGAGCAGTGACAGTGAAGCGTGGAGGGCGACGCCGgggaaagggaaaaaagcGTACAAGGAGAGTGCCGAGAAGAGGCAATCGGGGTGGCTCTGGTCGCTCATCCCCGCTCCGTCTCACCGCACCCCCACGtcttccaccaccaccaccggtaTCCCTGTGCTATCTGCATTGTCGCCTTCGTCTTGTGTTATCGTGTGTGGTTCGTCACCTTCTCGCCTCTCGTTGCACTGCCTCCTCCTACCTCGCTTGCTCTCTTTCACccgcgcgcacatgcacacacacacacacacacactcactgACATAACGCTCCAACTTCAGCAGAGCTGCTGCCTCATGGAGGTGAATTTCCCACGACCTTCTCTTGGGCACCACAAACACAACAACGCGGACGCCGACGTCCACTTCAGCAGAGCAACTACGTCCATGGTTAGCGTCCTGCGCATCGCACACGAACACAAGCtcagagagagcgcgcgctttctcttttttttttaatctCCGCTCTCCTTGCTCTTGAGGTGAGCCACTCATCAACCCTCTGCCTGACCCCCATCTCCGAACGCAGAAGTGGTGTTCCCTTGGCACGGTCACTGGCACCGCTACCGCAGCCCCCTACTTCCATCTAGATGGGTGAGGCTGACTGCCGCCCGCTGCTTTCGAGCAGCCGCGAGAACCCGCcaccatcgctgctgcagtcgtTGTCCTCAtctccgcagcagccgtcgagTAGGGTCGACACGACTTGGGTAATTGCCCGGGACGCCGACAACGGCACGCCCGCAACGACGGTGGTAGACGGTACGGGCAGTGAACCTCGGTGCTCCTTCTTCAGCAgtctctccttctccgcgtggggcggcgctgcggtgtcGCGCAGCAATGCGAATCGATCGCCAatgacggcggcgttgctcCGCCCCTTCCAGAATCTGCGGATGTGGTGCCGCAACAGATGCCGAATTTGCTGCGGATGCCTTGGTATCCGCGGTTCTTGGCTCAGCGGCTTCGGGCTCAGTGCGGACGACCTCGATGACGGTGTCTCCATCGCGAACGTTCCCGGCGACGTGCTCGGCGACTCGGGTGTCTCGCGCGGGTCTGGATACCAGAAAGATGTACGGAATGCAACCCCAACCACAACTTTGAACGCCCGCATTGGCCAAGGCCATCTGCATCGGCACTACGCACCGCCGCGTTCTCGGTCTAGCGAGGCGGGTtggggcggcggtgcgtctGCCGCATCCACCTCGCCGAGGGAGCACCCGGATGTGGTAAGGGAGGGCTGCAACGTGCCACGCTCAGACTCTCTCGATGAGAGCTCTGTGGCTGGCTCGAGCACGCCCCCGTCTTCCCTGTCCTTCAGTCggcagccacgccgccggGGTGAGTGTGAGGGAGGACACCTCGTCATGCAGCGAGGTGTCCTGATGCGCATGGCAGCCGACGGCACGTGCACTCGCGTGTCAGAGACGCCGGCCTACGCATCGGGATGTCATAGCCCTCCTCCAAGTACGCACCTGCCAGGTCGAACTAATGACGGCTGTGTCTTGCAGTTAGGCCAACCGGAACCGTTCACAGACGCGTACATCCATGCCGGCTCCAGCCCGGCCGCAAGGGAGATCGAGGACACGAGCAGCTCGctcgcggtggcgatggcgctggccgcgctggaggcgagTCGAAAGCCCCTCCAAACTCTCGAGCAGATTTCCGCGGCCCTCACCATGTGCGCACCatacctccctctccgtgtggaggtggaggcggatCTGAACAGCTCGACGCCCATCCCTGCTGTCGGCACGGCGGCAATGCCTGCCGAAACAGACTCGGCGTCTACAACGTCAACAGCCATCCCTGCCGTGACTGCGGTCCCGCTCTACCTCCATGTGCTGGGCCCTTTGCTACCGTGCCCGAACGCACAGGCATTGCGGACATTGGAGGATATCCTTTTGGAGGACTGCGATGGCAGTCGGCTGCCTTTGTGTGCGCTGCACTGCGCGGACTTGGATCTGCGGCGATTGAGGATGGGCGAAGACAGTGATGACGCTCGCCCCGCCattgcggcggccgcgcagaGAGCGCAGAGCGACGCATTTCTTGACCTGCTCCTGTCTCCCACGTCGGATGCGCACTCGAGCTGCATTGTGACCGCGTCACAGCTGCTAACTTTCCTGAGGCGCATCGTTTCCACACGCGGTGCGCAGCTCACCACACTGCACTTCACTCGGTGCTACGTCGCGCCGCACGACGTGGGTCAGTCCATCCCGCTGCCGCTAGC is a genomic window containing:
- a CDS encoding putative ribosomal protein S20, which codes for MDYPKKNQAAPAEGQTVRLTITSRNAKAVESVTSQLLTRARDEKVTIHGPVRLPTRTLKITTRKTPCGNGTNTWDTFELKIYKRIIDLHAPTEQVKKITSFTMESGVDVSITILDR